A genomic stretch from Deltaproteobacteria bacterium includes:
- the fusA gene encoding elongation factor G encodes MAGEARIKKIRNIGIIAHIDAGKTTLTERILYYTGRTYKMGEVHNGAAVMDWMPEEQERGITITSAVTTCTWKGATINLIDTPGHVDFTIEVERSLRVLDGAIGVFCAVGGVEPQSETVWHQADKYRVPKLAFINKLDRIGADFWAAVQSMRDKLGAHPLVLTIPLGQEDQFRGVIDLLQQRALLWHDETLGATYDLTDIPTEFQAEARVARESLLEALAEVDDDFMERYLAEKPLELEEIQAALHRATISLKGVPVYCGAALKNKGVQPLLDGIVRYLPNPIEVAAITGENPQTKAKETRPARDDAPLAALAFKIMMDQGRRQTFVRIYSGILKTGQELYNPVKDITEKVARILRLHANKRERLDEARAGSIVALMGLKATTTGDTLCSADHPIILEPISAYVPVISLAVEPKTREDQGKFALALSRLAEEDPSLRVQTDEDTGQTILSGMGELHLEVLIHRLKRDFQTEVTAGQPQVVYRETIARTAEESAVFDRELAGKHHYAQVKLRLSPRPRGTTNLFISRLADDHPAVGLVPLIQAAVEEALAAGPAFGHPMTDVQIELLDAEVREGQASDMAFRVAAMLAVKQGCQAAQPLLLEPIMKVEVIAPEEFMGEVIGDFNARKGKIEQLLPKGPVGVLSGTAPLAELFGYSTDLRSATQGRGTFTLQFDHYGVVERRSTA; translated from the coding sequence ATGGCGGGTGAGGCCAGGATAAAAAAAATCCGCAATATCGGCATTATTGCCCATATCGATGCGGGGAAAACGACGCTAACCGAGCGTATCCTCTATTACACGGGTCGGACCTATAAAATGGGGGAAGTCCACAACGGCGCGGCGGTGATGGACTGGATGCCGGAAGAGCAGGAGCGTGGCATTACCATTACCTCGGCAGTAACCACCTGCACGTGGAAAGGCGCCACCATCAACCTCATTGATACTCCGGGCCATGTAGATTTCACCATCGAGGTGGAACGGTCTTTGCGGGTCTTGGATGGAGCCATCGGGGTCTTCTGTGCCGTGGGCGGGGTCGAGCCCCAGTCGGAGACTGTCTGGCATCAGGCCGACAAATATCGGGTTCCCAAATTGGCCTTTATAAACAAACTCGATCGCATCGGGGCTGATTTCTGGGCCGCGGTGCAAAGTATGCGGGATAAGTTGGGCGCTCATCCTTTGGTGCTGACCATCCCCCTGGGTCAGGAGGACCAGTTCCGGGGAGTGATCGATCTCCTGCAGCAACGGGCGCTCCTCTGGCATGATGAAACCCTGGGGGCGACTTATGATCTAACTGATATCCCAACAGAATTTCAGGCCGAGGCCCGGGTGGCGCGGGAGTCTTTATTAGAAGCGCTGGCCGAAGTCGATGATGATTTCATGGAACGCTATCTGGCCGAAAAGCCATTGGAGCTGGAAGAAATCCAGGCCGCTCTGCATAGGGCCACCATCAGCCTCAAAGGGGTGCCGGTCTATTGCGGGGCCGCCCTGAAGAACAAAGGCGTCCAACCCCTGCTGGATGGCATTGTCCGTTATTTACCTAATCCCATTGAAGTCGCTGCCATTACCGGGGAAAACCCCCAAACCAAAGCTAAAGAAACCCGTCCGGCCCGCGATGACGCACCGCTGGCCGCGTTGGCCTTTAAGATCATGATGGATCAGGGGCGGCGGCAGACATTTGTGCGCATCTATTCCGGCATCCTGAAGACCGGCCAGGAGTTATATAATCCGGTTAAAGACATCACCGAAAAGGTGGCGCGGATTTTACGGCTGCACGCCAACAAACGGGAACGGCTGGATGAGGCCCGGGCCGGCAGTATCGTCGCGCTGATGGGTCTGAAAGCCACCACTACCGGCGACACCCTGTGCAGTGCTGACCACCCCATTATCTTAGAACCGATTTCTGCCTATGTTCCGGTGATTTCTCTGGCGGTTGAACCCAAGACCCGCGAAGATCAGGGAAAATTCGCTCTGGCCCTGAGCCGGCTGGCCGAAGAAGACCCTAGTCTGCGGGTCCAGACCGACGAGGATACCGGTCAGACTATTTTGTCCGGGATGGGCGAACTTCATTTAGAGGTTCTCATTCATCGTCTGAAGCGGGATTTTCAAACCGAGGTTACTGCTGGCCAGCCTCAGGTGGTATATCGTGAAACCATTGCCCGAACCGCGGAGGAAAGCGCCGTCTTTGACCGCGAACTGGCCGGTAAGCATCATTATGCCCAGGTTAAATTGCGCCTCTCCCCCCGGCCTCGGGGCACAACCAACCTGTTCATCTCCCGGTTGGCGGATGATCATCCAGCCGTCGGCTTGGTTCCATTAATCCAGGCCGCGGTAGAAGAAGCCCTGGCCGCGGGGCCGGCCTTTGGCCACCCGATGACCGATGTCCAGATTGAGTTGCTGGACGCCGAAGTCCGGGAAGGTCAGGCCAGTGATATGGCCTTCCGGGTGGCCGCCATGCTGGCGGTCAAACAGGGCTGCCAGGCGGCCCAACCGCTCTTGTTGGAACCGATCATGAAAGTGGAAGTCATTGCCCCCGAGGAGTTTATGGGAGAGGTGATCGGTGATTTCAATGCCCGTAAAGGCAAGATTGAGCAACTCCTGCCCAAAGGGCCGGTAGGAGTGCTTTCGGGCACAGCCCCATTGGCGGAGTTATTCGGCTATTCCACTGACTTGCGTTCGGCCACCCAGGGGCGCGGCACCTTCACCCTGCAGTTTGACCACTACGGTGTGGTAGAGCGCCGAAGTACAGCTTAA
- a CDS encoding NUDIX hydrolase, which translates to MSCNPTAFRFCPCCGQPLEKRLRGYRERLVCQACGRTVYLNPAVGVAVIVRRGEQILLGRRARGQYAGTWCIPCGYVEWGEEVHQAAVREFKEETGLAVVLGEIVAVHSNFHDPDRLTVGIWFAGTVVGGRLHAGDDLDQVTFFNLQNLPENLAFPTDRLVLAELAHKPVA; encoded by the coding sequence ATGTCCTGTAATCCGACCGCCTTTCGATTTTGCCCCTGTTGCGGCCAGCCTCTGGAAAAACGGCTCCGGGGTTATCGGGAGCGCCTTGTCTGCCAGGCGTGTGGTCGCACCGTTTATCTCAATCCGGCCGTGGGAGTAGCGGTGATTGTCCGCCGGGGAGAACAAATTCTCTTGGGCCGCCGGGCCCGGGGTCAGTATGCCGGGACCTGGTGCATCCCCTGCGGTTATGTGGAATGGGGGGAAGAGGTGCACCAAGCTGCCGTCCGGGAATTTAAAGAGGAAACCGGCCTGGCCGTCGTCCTGGGCGAGATAGTAGCAGTGCACTCCAACTTTCACGATCCCGACCGTCTCACGGTGGGCATCTGGTTCGCCGGCACCGTGGTCGGCGGCCGCCTCCACGCCGGGGACGATCTGGATCAGGTAACCTTTTTTAATCTGCAGAACTTGCCGGAAAACCTGGCCTTCCCTACCGACCGCCTGGTTCTGGCTGAGCTGGCGCACAAGCCAGTTGCATAG
- a CDS encoding metallophosphoesterase family protein, which translates to MTARRELTAVNSGNRPILALVSDTHGYEAGLPRLFELFRRHHIQRLACLGDCEAEPFDWWLDLAPGNELYWVYDVDGADHPRATLTNRALALNNRIFLAHTRATAFDYFKPQIKAYKQARPLGRPPLLICHGHTHTPCVTRFGRTLNNLLYIHSVARPYLFRPWRECLQLALDTVYLIVPGAFTMEEGRYPTFSFAILDLEHHTVEMISLTDLQDLETMQLACAPAQPEPGGR; encoded by the coding sequence TTGACTGCCAGACGCGAATTGACGGCGGTTAATTCAGGTAATCGGCCAATTCTGGCATTGGTTTCCGATACTCATGGATATGAGGCCGGTCTGCCGCGGTTATTTGAATTATTCCGCCGTCACCACATCCAGCGTCTGGCCTGTTTGGGGGATTGTGAGGCGGAGCCGTTTGACTGGTGGTTGGACCTGGCACCCGGAAATGAGCTTTATTGGGTTTATGATGTGGATGGCGCTGATCATCCGCGGGCGACCCTGACCAACCGGGCTCTGGCCCTTAATAACCGCATTTTTTTGGCCCACACCCGGGCCACTGCCTTCGATTATTTTAAACCCCAGATTAAGGCCTATAAACAGGCCCGCCCGTTAGGCCGCCCCCCCTTGCTGATCTGTCATGGGCACACCCATACCCCCTGTGTGACCCGATTCGGCCGCACCCTCAACAATCTGCTCTACATCCATAGCGTTGCCCGGCCTTATCTGTTTCGACCGTGGCGAGAATGCCTGCAACTGGCCCTGGACACCGTTTATTTGATCGTCCCCGGGGCCTTTACCATGGAGGAGGGCCGCTATCCCACCTTCAGTTTTGCCATCCTGGATCTGGAGCACCACACCGTGGAGATGATTTCTTTGACTGACCTCCAAGACTTGGAGACTATGCAACTGGCTTGTGCGCCAGCTCAGCCAGAACCAGGCGGTCGGTAG
- a CDS encoding ABC transporter substrate-binding protein, translated as MLQMITGTLRCLLLLLIVSGCRPSSEAVILRFMDRPDVGGAWEYLIQSFEQQHPGYRVNLIEGPNNTDTRESLYAMALLAQDPTYDLIFLDVTWLAKFAQAGWLLPLDDWVDPGILADLFPGDLKASKFQGRLYRLPLRTDAGVLYGRTDLLSQAHLPPPQTFNQLTQAARQLMQPPRRWGYVFQGMQYEGLVVNFLEVLRGWGGELLDSRGWVVLDQPAAVAALRWMRDLLTPPAVAPPGVTTYQEEEARAMFQKGRSVFMRNWPYAVKLMNSPSSPVAGKFGLYALPHGPRGQSTPTLGGWGFGISVYSRHPEAAYAFIRHCLEGKNQKRLHQLTGLLPARVSVYDDPELLRTSPYLKVMRTILAQARPRPVHPLYARISDILQVRLSAALIGQLSPEAAIKTAAQEIRVVLGESDG; from the coding sequence ATGCTCCAAATGATAACCGGCACCCTCCGGTGCCTGCTCCTGTTACTGATCGTAAGTGGCTGCCGCCCCTCATCCGAGGCGGTGATCCTGCGATTTATGGACCGGCCGGATGTGGGGGGAGCCTGGGAATACCTGATTCAGTCCTTTGAACAGCAACACCCGGGATACAGGGTAAACCTGATCGAAGGACCCAACAACACTGATACCCGGGAGTCTCTCTATGCCATGGCTTTGCTGGCCCAGGACCCTACTTATGATCTGATTTTCTTAGACGTTACCTGGCTGGCTAAGTTTGCTCAGGCCGGCTGGCTGCTTCCCCTGGACGACTGGGTTGATCCTGGGATTTTGGCTGATCTCTTTCCCGGCGACCTGAAGGCCAGTAAATTTCAGGGGCGGCTTTATCGCCTACCGCTGCGCACTGACGCCGGAGTACTCTATGGCCGCACGGATCTCCTGTCCCAGGCTCACCTGCCGCCGCCGCAAACCTTCAACCAGCTCACCCAGGCGGCCCGCCAGTTGATGCAGCCGCCCCGACGCTGGGGCTATGTCTTTCAGGGAATGCAATATGAAGGCCTGGTAGTAAATTTTCTGGAAGTCTTGCGAGGGTGGGGGGGAGAATTGCTGGATTCTCGGGGTTGGGTCGTGCTGGACCAACCGGCCGCGGTAGCGGCTTTGCGCTGGATGCGAGATCTGCTGACCCCTCCAGCGGTGGCCCCGCCGGGCGTCACCACCTATCAGGAAGAAGAGGCCCGGGCGATGTTCCAGAAGGGTCGCTCGGTGTTTATGCGCAATTGGCCCTATGCTGTAAAACTTATGAATTCCCCCTCTTCCCCGGTGGCCGGTAAATTCGGCCTTTATGCCTTGCCGCATGGTCCCCGCGGCCAGTCCACCCCGACCCTGGGAGGCTGGGGTTTTGGCATCTCGGTCTATTCCCGGCATCCGGAAGCAGCCTACGCTTTTATCCGCCATTGTCTTGAAGGAAAAAATCAGAAACGGCTGCATCAACTGACTGGTCTGTTGCCGGCCCGAGTGTCGGTTTATGATGACCCGGAACTTTTACGGACCAGTCCTTATCTTAAGGTCATGAGAACCATCCTGGCGCAGGCCCGACCGCGGCCCGTTCACCCGCTTTATGCGCGCATTTCTGACATTCTCCAGGTCCGCCTAAGTGCCGCGCTGATAGGCCAGTTGTCGCCGGAGGCGGCCATTAAGACCGCGGCCCAGGAAATCCGGGTGGTGCTGGGGGAGTCTGATGGCTAG
- a CDS encoding sugar ABC transporter permease gives MARIVPCRAFYLLLAPALMLLLLVLVLPLLATVYFSLFTGSLVAPSLGVPGENYLRLGSDPNLARPLINTLIFAGLSVILELFLGLAAALALNATPLAGGPCRALALLPWALPTAVMAAAWRLIYNDTYGLLNRLLMDLRLLEGGKAWLATPVEAFISVILADVWKTTPFVALILLAGLKTIPAELYEAMRLEGAGPFSCSLRITLPLLRPYLVLAVVFRVIAALGIFDLVWVMTGGGPANATQMLALYIYDQVFRYLDLGYGATLTIFMAVLLLLVVLLLLRLRPRESYYSGHLTG, from the coding sequence ATGGCTAGAATTGTGCCCTGCCGCGCCTTTTACCTCTTGCTGGCCCCGGCCTTAATGCTCCTGCTGCTGGTTCTGGTGTTGCCCCTGTTGGCTACGGTCTATTTCAGCCTCTTTACCGGTTCGCTGGTCGCCCCTTCCCTCGGAGTCCCCGGGGAAAATTATCTCCGTTTGGGAAGCGATCCTAATCTGGCCCGTCCTCTGATCAATACCTTGATTTTTGCCGGGCTGTCGGTAATTCTGGAGTTGTTCTTGGGGCTTGCTGCAGCCCTGGCATTAAACGCCACCCCATTGGCCGGGGGGCCCTGTCGGGCTTTGGCCCTGCTGCCCTGGGCCTTGCCGACCGCGGTCATGGCCGCGGCCTGGCGCCTTATTTATAATGATACTTATGGCCTTCTCAACCGCTTGCTTATGGACCTGCGCCTACTGGAAGGGGGCAAGGCCTGGCTGGCCACCCCGGTTGAGGCCTTTATCTCCGTCATCCTGGCCGATGTCTGGAAAACCACCCCTTTTGTGGCCCTGATACTATTAGCCGGGCTTAAGACCATTCCCGCCGAACTCTATGAGGCCATGCGGTTGGAGGGCGCCGGACCGTTTAGCTGCTCTCTCCGCATTACGCTGCCGCTGTTGCGTCCTTATCTGGTGCTGGCCGTGGTTTTCCGGGTAATCGCCGCCCTGGGCATCTTTGATCTGGTCTGGGTGATGACCGGCGGCGGTCCGGCCAATGCCACCCAGATGTTGGCCCTGTATATCTACGATCAGGTGTTCCGCTACCTGGACTTGGGCTATGGGGCGACTTTAACCATATTCATGGCAGTACTATTGCTCCTGGTAGTATTGCTCTTGCTACGGCTGCGGCCGCGGGAGAGCTATTACTCCGGGCATTTAACAGGTTAA
- a CDS encoding carbohydrate ABC transporter permease yields the protein MAQAMVKRLLLATILLAFLSFNLVPLLWTLGTSLKPTPEIFSAPPTLWPHNFTLEHYRTVLVERAFGVYVANSVLVGLGATALALVVGALAAYALARFRHPRAGLVEKAILAAALFPPAVLLIPLYQVALRLGLLNTYLILILSHAALNLPFVVWVLTAFFREVPRELEEAARLDGFSTLGILSRIILPLSLPAVAATAILVFIFSWNEFLFALALITTPAKRTVPVMVALLSGTSLYEIPWGPISAAVVATTAPVVAAILIFQRWIVSGLTAGALKG from the coding sequence ATGGCACAGGCAATGGTAAAAAGGCTATTGTTAGCCACGATTCTGTTGGCCTTTCTCAGCTTCAACCTGGTGCCGCTGTTGTGGACCCTGGGCACTTCGCTGAAGCCGACCCCCGAGATCTTTAGCGCGCCGCCGACTTTATGGCCGCATAACTTCACCCTGGAACACTACCGCACGGTCTTGGTGGAGCGAGCCTTCGGAGTTTATGTCGCCAACAGTGTGCTGGTGGGGCTGGGAGCCACCGCCCTGGCCCTGGTGGTGGGGGCCTTGGCGGCTTATGCCCTGGCCCGCTTCCGTCATCCCCGGGCCGGGTTGGTGGAAAAAGCCATCCTGGCCGCAGCCCTATTCCCCCCGGCGGTCCTATTGATTCCGCTCTATCAGGTCGCCCTGCGGCTGGGCCTGTTGAACACCTATCTGATCTTAATTTTAAGCCACGCCGCCTTGAACCTGCCCTTTGTCGTCTGGGTACTCACTGCCTTCTTTCGAGAAGTGCCGCGCGAATTGGAGGAAGCCGCCCGACTGGACGGCTTTTCGACTCTGGGCATCCTGTCCCGCATTATTCTGCCTCTGTCACTCCCGGCAGTGGCCGCCACCGCCATCCTGGTATTTATCTTTTCCTGGAATGAATTTTTGTTCGCCCTGGCCCTGATTACCACCCCGGCCAAACGCACGGTGCCGGTAATGGTGGCGCTGTTATCTGGCACCAGTCTTTACGAGATTCCCTGGGGACCGATCAGCGCCGCGGTGGTGGCCACTACCGCCCCAGTAGTGGCGGCAATCCTGATTTTCCAACGTTGGATTGTCAGTGGCCTCACGGCCGGAGCCTTGAAGGGCTGA
- a CDS encoding ABC transporter ATP-binding protein gives MAKLVVENISKKFGAEQVLDQISLVVEEGEFFALLGPSGSGKSTLLRLIAGLEVPDRGRIFLNGADITNVPPERRDMAMVFQSYALYPHMTVFDNIAVGLKLRRVPRAEIGPRVGKVAAMLEIDGLLHRKPRALSGGQRQRVALGRAIVRRPQIFLFDEPLGSLDAALRERTRAELKMLMRQLQATVVHVTHDQMEALTLADRVAVLANGRLQQVGKPRELYQHPANRLVASFIGSPPMNLWLATRQEQGWQLSPHWILPRQSIAAQEEQVWLGIRPEEVQVSPTPVSGAWEATVKLVEYSGAASILTIERSGLPVRAITQAAPGYHSGQTVWITLAPDGFHVFRHPTGERL, from the coding sequence ATGGCTAAACTGGTCGTCGAAAATATTTCCAAAAAATTTGGTGCTGAACAGGTTCTGGACCAGATCTCGCTTGTCGTCGAGGAGGGAGAGTTTTTTGCCCTTTTGGGGCCCTCGGGTTCAGGTAAATCCACCCTATTGCGTCTTATTGCCGGGCTTGAGGTTCCTGATCGGGGAAGGATTTTTCTGAATGGGGCAGATATCACCAACGTCCCGCCGGAGCGCCGGGATATGGCCATGGTCTTTCAGAGTTACGCCCTCTATCCCCACATGACTGTCTTTGACAACATTGCCGTAGGGCTGAAACTGCGGCGGGTGCCGCGGGCCGAGATCGGGCCGCGGGTGGGCAAAGTGGCGGCCATGTTGGAGATCGATGGTTTGCTCCACCGCAAACCCAGGGCGTTGAGCGGCGGCCAGCGGCAGCGGGTGGCTCTGGGCCGGGCCATCGTGCGGCGGCCGCAAATCTTTTTATTTGACGAACCGCTGGGCAGCCTGGACGCCGCGCTTCGGGAGCGCACCCGGGCTGAATTAAAGATGCTGATGCGCCAACTGCAGGCCACCGTGGTCCATGTCACCCACGACCAGATGGAGGCGCTGACCCTGGCCGATCGGGTGGCCGTCCTGGCCAACGGCCGGTTGCAACAGGTCGGCAAGCCCAGGGAGCTCTATCAACATCCGGCCAATCGGTTGGTGGCCAGCTTCATCGGTAGCCCGCCCATGAACCTCTGGCTGGCCACCCGCCAGGAACAGGGCTGGCAGCTATCGCCGCATTGGATCCTACCGCGGCAATCGATTGCTGCTCAAGAAGAACAGGTGTGGCTCGGTATCCGCCCGGAAGAGGTCCAGGTTTCTCCGACTCCGGTCTCCGGGGCCTGGGAAGCAACGGTTAAGTTAGTAGAATACAGCGGCGCCGCCTCTATCCTGACCATTGAGCGGAGTGGCCTGCCGGTGCGGGCCATCACTCAGGCCGCGCCCGGCTATCACTCCGGGCAAACCGTCTGGATCACCCTTGCCCCCGACGGCTTCCATGTCTTTCGGCATCCTACTGGAGAGCGCCTCTAA
- a CDS encoding phosphate ABC transporter ATP-binding protein gives MARPPVLAAEAVSHWRNGIQIIDLINAQFEAGRVYALVGPNGAGKTTLLRFLGLLEKPGEGRILLNGVDATRQWPDCLALRRQIGFIHQHPVLFRTTVFENVAAGLRFRGQTRSQIRSQVQDILFSFGLSHLARRPAASLSGGEAQKVSLAQVTIFAPEILLLDEPTASLDPRNTFEIEELLNSINQRYGTTIVLVTHDLGQAARLSDELIFMCQGQIVESGPTARVLNNPREARTRLFLSRQLVL, from the coding sequence ATGGCGCGACCACCGGTTCTGGCTGCCGAGGCAGTGTCGCACTGGCGCAACGGGATTCAGATAATAGACCTGATTAATGCTCAATTTGAGGCTGGTCGGGTCTATGCCCTGGTCGGTCCCAACGGGGCTGGGAAAACCACCCTGCTGCGCTTTTTGGGCCTTTTGGAAAAACCGGGAGAGGGGCGAATTTTGCTTAACGGGGTCGATGCCACCCGCCAATGGCCCGATTGTCTGGCCCTGCGGCGGCAGATTGGCTTTATCCATCAGCATCCGGTGCTGTTTCGGACTACCGTGTTCGAAAACGTGGCCGCCGGTCTCCGCTTTCGGGGGCAGACCCGCTCTCAAATCCGCTCCCAGGTTCAGGACATCTTGTTTTCCTTTGGCCTGTCCCACCTGGCCCGACGACCGGCCGCGTCCCTCTCCGGCGGCGAAGCCCAGAAGGTGTCGCTGGCCCAGGTCACGATCTTTGCCCCGGAAATTCTCCTCCTGGACGAACCCACGGCCAGCCTTGATCCGCGCAACACCTTTGAAATCGAAGAGCTTCTGAATTCTATTAATCAGCGCTATGGGACCACCATCGTGCTGGTGACCCACGATCTGGGCCAGGCCGCACGGCTGTCCGACGAGTTGATCTTCATGTGCCAGGGGCAAATAGTCGAATCCGGCCCCACTGCCCGAGTATTAAATAACCCCCGTGAGGCGCGCACCCGGCTTTTCCTGTCCCGCCAGCTGGTGCTTTAG
- a CDS encoding ABC transporter permease: MVSGSAVALAAILGGSLGIWIAMTPFRGRRLLINVLNTMMGLPPVVVGLVVYLWLSRRGPLGALHLLFTPGAMILAQTILASPIVAALTVSALLSVDPKIRDKAISLGATERQAAWVVVREARFALMAAVIAGFGRVNGEVGAVMMVGGNIAGYTRVMTTTIVLVTSQGRFELAIALGLVLIGLAFLINLLLQLLQGEGG; encoded by the coding sequence ATGGTCTCCGGCAGCGCGGTGGCCCTGGCCGCTATCCTGGGCGGCAGTCTGGGTATCTGGATCGCCATGACCCCCTTTCGGGGACGGCGGCTGCTCATCAATGTCCTCAACACCATGATGGGGCTGCCGCCGGTAGTGGTGGGTTTGGTAGTCTATTTATGGTTATCCCGCCGCGGTCCTTTGGGAGCACTGCATTTGCTGTTCACCCCAGGGGCCATGATCCTGGCCCAGACCATTTTGGCGTCCCCCATCGTGGCCGCGTTGACGGTCAGCGCCCTACTTAGCGTTGACCCGAAAATCCGTGATAAAGCCATTTCGCTGGGGGCCACCGAACGCCAGGCCGCCTGGGTGGTAGTCCGGGAAGCCCGGTTTGCCCTGATGGCGGCGGTGATTGCCGGATTTGGCCGGGTCAACGGCGAAGTCGGGGCAGTGATGATGGTGGGCGGCAATATCGCCGGCTATACTCGGGTGATGACCACCACCATTGTCCTGGTTACTTCCCAGGGCCGGTTTGAACTGGCCATCGCCTTGGGCCTAGTGCTAATCGGCCTGGCTTTCTTGATTAATCTGTTGCTCCAGCTATTGCAGGGCGAAGGGGGCTAG
- a CDS encoding extracellular solute-binding protein: MGRRKFSLQCFSWLLAVLLVVAGLMSVPPAWGEERITCASTTSTQNSGLFDYMLPVFQKQTGIKVAVVAVGTGQALEMARRGDADVVLVHDPGAEKKFVQEGYGINRRQVMYNDFIIVGPCVDPAKIKGLKNAAEAFQRIGQAGFKFVSRGDKSGTHSKELLLWEKAGQKPQGHQDYLEAGQGMASTLRMTDEKQYYTLVDRGTWLSSQDREHLDLCLMVEGDPLLFNQYSVIVVNPAKIPHAKVKAATKFVDWLVSPAGQKLIGSFKDKKGNQLFHPNAQEGTNK; encoded by the coding sequence ATGGGAAGGAGGAAATTCAGTTTGCAATGTTTTAGCTGGCTGTTGGCGGTATTACTCGTGGTTGCCGGGCTGATGTCAGTTCCCCCGGCCTGGGGCGAAGAGCGGATAACCTGTGCTTCTACTACCAGCACCCAGAACAGCGGCTTATTTGATTATATGTTGCCGGTTTTTCAAAAGCAGACCGGCATTAAAGTGGCGGTGGTGGCGGTGGGCACCGGCCAGGCCCTGGAGATGGCCCGTCGCGGCGATGCCGATGTAGTTTTGGTCCATGACCCCGGGGCGGAGAAAAAGTTTGTCCAAGAAGGATACGGCATTAATCGCCGCCAGGTGATGTATAATGATTTTATCATCGTCGGCCCGTGCGTGGACCCAGCCAAAATCAAAGGCTTGAAAAATGCCGCGGAGGCTTTCCAACGGATCGGCCAGGCCGGGTTTAAATTCGTCTCCCGAGGTGATAAGTCGGGGACGCATAGCAAAGAACTGCTACTCTGGGAAAAGGCCGGTCAGAAGCCGCAGGGCCATCAGGATTATCTGGAGGCCGGACAGGGCATGGCCAGCACCCTGCGCATGACCGATGAAAAGCAGTATTACACCTTGGTAGATCGGGGCACCTGGCTGTCCAGCCAGGATCGGGAGCATCTGGACTTATGCCTGATGGTCGAAGGCGATCCCTTGCTTTTCAACCAGTATTCGGTGATCGTGGTCAACCCCGCCAAGATTCCCCATGCCAAAGTCAAGGCGGCCACCAAGTTTGTGGATTGGTTAGTCTCTCCGGCCGGTCAGAAACTGATCGGTAGCTTTAAGGATAAGAAAGGCAATCAACTGTTTCATCCCAATGCGCAGGAGGGCACTAATAAATAG
- the pyrF gene encoding orotidine-5'-phosphate decarboxylase, with protein MEPKDRLIFPLDVSNREDALGWIEQLQDRVGLFKVGLELFVAEGLPFLQTMAAVFPRGYFLDLKFSDIPATLRAAQQQLFNNVSFFTVHCEQGQKLLRETIDSFQNGVKFLAVTVLTSLNPDDLLALGYDRQYSLNPTDLVLLRAQFAKEAGCSGVICSGREVKAVKERFGKDFLVVCPGIRPEWSTVPGDDQQRIVTPYEAIRAGADYIVVGRPIRLAANPVEAARRVVEEIEQALP; from the coding sequence ATGGAGCCTAAGGATCGTTTGATATTTCCCTTAGACGTATCGAACCGAGAAGACGCCTTAGGCTGGATTGAGCAACTTCAGGACCGGGTCGGCCTTTTTAAGGTGGGTCTGGAGCTGTTTGTGGCCGAAGGCCTGCCATTTCTCCAGACCATGGCCGCGGTGTTTCCGCGCGGCTATTTCCTGGATCTGAAATTCAGTGACATCCCCGCCACCCTCAGGGCCGCGCAGCAGCAATTATTCAACAATGTTTCTTTTTTTACGGTGCATTGCGAGCAAGGCCAGAAATTGCTGCGGGAGACCATCGATAGTTTTCAGAATGGGGTTAAATTCCTGGCCGTCACCGTGCTTACCAGTCTGAACCCCGATGATCTGCTGGCCCTGGGATACGACCGGCAATATTCCTTGAATCCCACCGACCTGGTCTTGTTACGGGCGCAGTTTGCCAAGGAGGCCGGCTGTAGCGGGGTGATCTGTTCGGGGCGGGAAGTTAAGGCAGTCAAAGAACGCTTTGGGAAAGATTTCCTGGTCGTTTGCCCCGGCATCCGTCCGGAGTGGAGTACGGTGCCTGGCGATGATCAGCAACGCATCGTCACCCCCTATGAAGCCATCCGGGCCGGAGCCGACTATATCGTGGTCGGCAGACCGATACGACTGGCTGCCAACCCGGTTGAAGCAGCTCGGCGGGTGGTTGAAGAGATCGAACAGGCCTTGCCCTGA